In the genome of Ensifer adhaerens, one region contains:
- a CDS encoding antitoxin ParD1/3/4: MARAKTFSLGDTYDGMIADLVKSGRFSTETEVVRAGIRMLADYEAEMQKLREQISAADREIADGKGIEFTGADDLLKTVMKSRHDS, encoded by the coding sequence ATGGCGCGTGCAAAGACATTTTCCCTGGGCGACACCTATGACGGCATGATCGCCGATCTGGTGAAGAGCGGGCGGTTTTCGACCGAGACCGAGGTGGTTCGCGCGGGGATCAGGATGCTGGCGGATTACGAGGCGGAGATGCAAAAGCTGCGGGAGCAGATCAGCGCAGCGGATCGCGAGATTGCAGATGGCAAAGGTATCGAGTTCACAGGAGCCGACGACCTTCTCAAGACAGTGATGAAAAGCCGGCATGACAGCTAG
- a CDS encoding Plasmid stabilization system protein ParE, with the protein MTASKRLIVAPLALRDLSEMRDFIAQSSPRDAEAFLADLTRKIAWIAEVDFTGSPRDHILPGLRGLPYRQRCIYYRSLPDRIVILRVLHGAQDVLAAKFEG; encoded by the coding sequence ATGACAGCTAGTAAGCGGCTGATCGTTGCACCACTGGCGCTCCGGGATCTCTCGGAGATGCGCGACTTTATTGCACAATCCAGTCCCAGAGACGCGGAAGCGTTTCTTGCGGACCTGACCAGAAAGATCGCCTGGATCGCAGAGGTCGATTTCACCGGCTCGCCGCGCGACCATATTCTGCCCGGTCTCAGAGGGCTGCCATATCGGCAGCGCTGCATCTATTATCGTTCCTTGCCGGACCGGATCGTCATCTTGAGGGTGTTGCACGGTGCGCAGGACGTATTGGCCGCGAAATTCGAGGGCTGA
- a CDS encoding butyryl-CoA dehydrogenase, whose product MSLIVDRRNIDFLLYEFLEVETLFATERYAAHDRAGVSAMLDSAEAIAEKHFQPIAAKLDANEPKVVDGKVEIIPGVREALQAFAAAGFFATVFDEADGGLQLPMSVHLLAAGIFQVANQPIANYAFLTIGNANMLRAFGTEAQIARYLPPMLEGRWFGTMCLSEPQAGSSLSDITCKAEPLGDGTYRLSGSKMWISGGDHELAENIVHMVLAKIPGGSAGVKGISLFLVPKTRVNEDGSLGASNHIGLGGLNHKMGQRGTTNCLLNFSDGGDTIGTLVGTEGQGLACMFHMMNEARLGVGHTAVMAGLGGYLFSLNYARERLQGRHPQDKNPASPQVPIIEHADIRRMLLAQKAAVEGAMALTAYCAHLTDLEKVEADTEKRANLHLLLEILTPVAKSWPSEHCLEANKWAIQILGGYGYTRDFPVERYYRDNRLNHIHEGTYGIQALDLLGRKVRMKDGAALKILLGEVTATAKAAASTGLAEEATALQAAIGALGAALQAVGAASDANRGLANATLFLNSFGHVVIAWLWLKQALIAETALADGAVEGAEGIFYRGKLGACRYFFRYELPKVHAELALVASLDTTCLDFVGEDFGEV is encoded by the coding sequence ATGTCCCTGATCGTCGATCGCCGCAATATCGATTTCCTCCTCTATGAGTTTCTGGAGGTCGAGACGCTCTTTGCGACGGAACGCTATGCCGCGCATGACCGCGCCGGCGTGAGCGCGATGCTCGATAGCGCCGAGGCGATTGCCGAGAAGCATTTCCAGCCGATTGCGGCCAAGCTTGACGCCAATGAGCCGAAGGTGGTCGATGGCAAGGTGGAGATCATTCCGGGCGTCAGGGAGGCCTTGCAGGCCTTTGCGGCGGCCGGCTTTTTCGCCACGGTTTTCGACGAGGCGGATGGCGGGTTGCAATTGCCGATGTCCGTGCATCTTCTGGCCGCCGGCATCTTCCAGGTCGCCAATCAGCCGATCGCCAATTATGCCTTTCTGACCATCGGCAACGCCAACATGCTGCGCGCCTTCGGGACTGAGGCGCAGATCGCCCGCTATCTGCCACCGATGCTGGAAGGCCGCTGGTTTGGCACGATGTGCCTCTCCGAACCGCAGGCCGGATCCTCGCTCTCCGACATCACCTGCAAGGCCGAACCTTTAGGCGACGGCACCTATCGTCTCTCCGGCTCCAAGATGTGGATCTCCGGTGGCGACCATGAACTGGCCGAAAACATCGTCCACATGGTGCTGGCGAAGATCCCCGGTGGCTCGGCGGGCGTGAAGGGCATCTCGCTCTTCCTCGTGCCGAAAACCCGCGTGAATGAAGATGGCAGCCTTGGCGCCTCCAACCATATCGGCCTCGGTGGCCTGAACCACAAGATGGGCCAGCGCGGCACGACCAATTGCCTGCTCAACTTCTCCGACGGCGGCGACACGATCGGCACGCTGGTGGGCACTGAGGGGCAGGGGCTCGCCTGCATGTTCCACATGATGAACGAAGCCCGTCTCGGTGTCGGCCACACGGCCGTCATGGCGGGGCTCGGCGGCTATCTCTTCTCGCTCAATTACGCCCGCGAGCGGCTCCAAGGCCGCCATCCGCAGGACAAGAACCCGGCCTCGCCGCAGGTGCCGATTATCGAGCATGCCGATATCCGCCGCATGCTGCTGGCCCAGAAGGCTGCTGTCGAAGGCGCGATGGCGCTGACCGCCTATTGCGCCCATCTGACCGATCTGGAGAAGGTTGAAGCTGATACGGAGAAGCGGGCGAACCTGCATCTTCTCCTCGAAATCCTCACCCCTGTCGCCAAAAGCTGGCCTTCAGAACACTGCCTTGAAGCCAACAAATGGGCGATCCAGATCCTTGGGGGCTATGGCTATACCCGCGATTTCCCGGTCGAGCGCTACTATCGCGACAATCGGCTCAACCACATTCATGAAGGCACATACGGCATTCAGGCTCTGGACCTGTTGGGCCGCAAGGTGCGGATGAAGGACGGTGCGGCGCTGAAGATCTTGCTCGGCGAAGTCACCGCGACTGCGAAGGCAGCCGCCTCGACAGGATTGGCGGAAGAGGCCACAGCGTTGCAAGCCGCCATCGGCGCGCTCGGCGCGGCCCTTCAGGCCGTCGGCGCGGCCAGCGACGCCAATCGCGGCCTCGCCAACGCCACGCTCTTCCTCAATTCCTTCGGTCATGTCGTGATCGCTTGGCTCTGGCTAAAGCAGGCGCTGATCGCCGAAACGGCTTTGGCCGATGGCGCTGTGGAAGGGGCGGAAGGCATCTTCTATCGCGGCAAGCTGGGCGCTTGCCGCTATTTCTTCCGCTACGAGCTTCCGAAGGTTCACGCCGAACTGGCGCTGGTAGCGTCGCTGGATACGACATGTCTGGATTTCGTGGGAGAGGATTTTGGCGAGGTGTGA
- a CDS encoding Threonine/homoserine/homoserine lactone efflux protein → MDIYALGAAVIAGFVYGITPGPGVLAVFGIGADQGRRSAAAFLTGHLAGDVVWSTLALVSIVGATVIGSTFFDILGLISGAYLFWLGWRAVTVKRRSEEDMSAARIRRPMLHGLTFGLTNPKSYPVAVATLTALLSAKAGLLTFAMLPALVAATFVGGLFAYLILIGIVGMSAIRRLYRRHELWVTRLSGIMFIGFAVHAIMHAAPGLMNARKA, encoded by the coding sequence ATGGACATCTACGCACTCGGCGCGGCCGTCATCGCAGGCTTTGTCTACGGGATCACGCCGGGGCCCGGTGTGCTCGCCGTCTTCGGCATCGGCGCGGATCAGGGCAGGCGCTCGGCGGCGGCGTTCCTCACGGGGCATCTCGCGGGCGATGTCGTGTGGTCGACGCTTGCGCTGGTCTCCATCGTCGGCGCAACGGTCATCGGCTCGACATTCTTCGATATCCTGGGTCTGATCAGCGGTGCCTATCTCTTCTGGCTCGGCTGGCGCGCCGTCACCGTCAAGCGCCGCTCGGAGGAAGACATGAGCGCCGCGCGCATCCGCCGTCCCATGCTGCATGGCCTGACTTTCGGGCTGACCAATCCGAAATCCTATCCGGTCGCGGTGGCGACGCTGACGGCACTACTCTCCGCCAAGGCCGGCCTGCTGACCTTCGCCATGCTGCCGGCGCTGGTGGCGGCAACCTTTGTCGGCGGTCTCTTCGCCTATCTTATCCTGATCGGCATCGTCGGCATGTCCGCGATCCGCCGGCTCTATCGGCGGCATGAACTCTGGGTGACGCGGCTCAGCGGCATCATGTTCATCGGCTTCGCCGTCCATGCGATCATGCACGCCGCGCCAGGACTGATGAACGCGCGCAAGGCATGA
- a CDS encoding ATP-binding cassette, subfamily F, member 3, which yields MITISGLTARIAGRLLIDDASLTLPSGFKAGLVGRNGAGKSTLFKIITGDMSPEAGTVNYPKGARIGQVAQEAPGTDDALIEIVMAADKERAALMKEAETATDPHRIAEIQVRLADIDAYSAEARAASILAGLGFDDEAQKRPAKSFSGGWRMRVALAAVLFSEPDLLLLDEPTNYLDLEGTLWLEDYIKRYPHTVIIISHDRDLLNSAVNSIVHLDQKKLTFYRGSYDQFERQKAEADELQMKARAKNEAARKHLQSFIDRFKAKATKAKQAQSRVKALERMGTVAAVVHEHVAGFKFPDPEKEAASPIVHVEKGAVGYEPGKPILKNLNLRIDTDDRIALLGSNGNGKSTFAKFISGRLKAEAGRVTLAPNLKIGFFAQHQLDDLVPEQSAVDHVRKLMPLEPEAKVRSRVAQMGLPTEKMDTAAKDLSGGEKARLLMGLSAFHAPNLLILDEPTNHLDIDSRRALIEALNDYTGAVILISHDRHLIEATVDRLWLVRDGTVKVFEGDLEEYRDLVVSAGKASQRKESTATSVPQAEKAPAQKRSNPIALKKKIDEIQSLIDRIERLIQGIDTELSDPEIYAKNPNRAADLTTARANAQKKLEASEEEWLALSTELEEIGGA from the coding sequence ATGATCACGATCTCAGGCCTCACGGCCCGCATTGCCGGGCGTCTTCTCATTGACGATGCGTCGCTGACCTTGCCCTCCGGGTTCAAGGCGGGGCTTGTCGGGCGCAATGGCGCGGGCAAATCCACGCTCTTCAAGATCATCACGGGCGACATGTCGCCGGAGGCCGGCACGGTCAATTATCCCAAGGGCGCGCGGATCGGTCAGGTGGCGCAGGAAGCGCCGGGGACTGACGACGCGCTGATCGAGATCGTCATGGCCGCCGACAAGGAGCGTGCTGCGCTGATGAAGGAGGCGGAAACCGCCACCGACCCGCATCGCATCGCCGAGATCCAGGTGCGGCTTGCCGATATCGACGCCTATTCGGCGGAAGCCCGCGCGGCCTCCATTCTTGCCGGTCTCGGCTTCGACGACGAGGCGCAGAAGCGGCCGGCGAAGAGCTTTTCCGGTGGCTGGCGGATGCGTGTGGCGCTGGCGGCCGTGCTGTTTTCCGAACCGGACCTGCTGCTGCTCGACGAGCCGACCAACTATCTCGACCTTGAAGGCACGCTCTGGCTCGAGGACTATATCAAGCGCTATCCGCACACGGTCATCATCATCAGCCACGACCGCGATCTGCTGAACTCCGCGGTCAACTCGATCGTGCATCTGGACCAGAAGAAGCTCACCTTCTATCGCGGCTCCTATGACCAATTCGAGCGGCAGAAGGCCGAGGCCGACGAGCTTCAGATGAAGGCGCGGGCCAAGAACGAGGCGGCGCGCAAGCATCTGCAGAGCTTCATCGACCGCTTCAAGGCCAAGGCGACGAAGGCCAAGCAGGCGCAGAGCCGCGTCAAGGCGCTGGAGCGGATGGGAACGGTCGCAGCCGTCGTGCACGAGCATGTGGCGGGCTTCAAGTTTCCAGATCCGGAGAAGGAAGCCGCCTCTCCGATCGTCCATGTCGAAAAGGGCGCGGTCGGTTACGAGCCGGGCAAGCCGATCCTGAAAAACCTCAACCTGCGCATCGACACCGACGACCGCATCGCGCTGCTCGGCTCGAACGGTAACGGCAAGTCGACCTTCGCCAAATTCATTTCGGGCAGGCTGAAAGCCGAAGCCGGGCGGGTGACGCTGGCGCCGAACCTGAAGATCGGCTTCTTCGCCCAGCACCAGCTCGACGATCTCGTACCCGAACAGAGCGCGGTGGATCATGTGCGCAAGCTGATGCCGCTGGAGCCGGAAGCCAAGGTCCGTTCGCGCGTCGCGCAGATGGGCCTGCCGACGGAGAAGATGGATACGGCCGCCAAGGACCTTTCCGGTGGCGAGAAGGCGCGGCTGCTCATGGGCCTTTCCGCCTTCCACGCGCCGAACCTGCTGATCCTCGACGAACCGACAAACCATCTCGACATCGACAGCCGCCGCGCGCTGATCGAAGCGCTGAACGATTATACCGGCGCGGTCATCCTGATCTCGCACGACCGCCACCTGATCGAGGCGACGGTGGACCGGCTCTGGCTGGTGCGCGACGGCACGGTGAAGGTGTTCGAGGGCGATCTCGAAGAATATCGCGATCTCGTGGTTTCAGCGGGCAAGGCGTCGCAGAGAAAGGAGAGCACGGCCACCTCCGTCCCGCAGGCTGAAAAGGCGCCGGCGCAGAAGCGTTCCAATCCGATCGCGCTGAAGAAAAAGATCGATGAAATCCAGAGCTTGATCGACCGGATTGAGAGATTGATTCAAGGCATCGATACCGAGCTTTCCGACCCCGAGATTTACGCCAAGAACCCCAACCGGGCTGCGGACCTGACGACCGCGCGGGCAAATGCGCAGAAGAAGCTGGAGGCCAGCGAAGAGGAATGGCTGGCACTTTCAACCGAGCTGGAAGAGATCGGTGGCGCCTGA
- a CDS encoding Peptidoglycan/xylan/chitin deacetylase, PgdA/CDA1 family, protein MPFKPLLAAALSCLLLAGCNTTKSEKDGGPSLKSSYAPAEGERRHLGANEPVKMEPTAWMKPESPTRSRSIFSSGGLAGRTLSVGSISDIRLQDKELILTFDDGPMPGKTEQILDVLDRFHVKASFMMVGQMARSHPEIARDVVRRGHSIGSHTFSHKNLAALNFETAMAEIDKGEHAVSDAVDAPVGFFRFPYLADTRKIRSALANRGTVVMDVNIDSKDYFKSSPNAVLERTMAVIHHQRKGIILMHDIHARTVAMLPLLLSRLEDEGYSVVTLRYNRSRVPQGGLIASNEH, encoded by the coding sequence ATGCCGTTTAAGCCCTTACTTGCCGCCGCGCTGTCCTGCCTCCTGCTAGCCGGCTGCAACACCACGAAATCGGAAAAGGACGGCGGACCTTCGCTGAAATCCTCCTACGCGCCGGCCGAGGGCGAACGTCGTCACCTCGGGGCCAATGAGCCCGTGAAGATGGAGCCGACCGCCTGGATGAAGCCGGAATCGCCCACCCGCTCGAGAAGCATATTTTCCAGCGGAGGGCTGGCAGGTCGAACCCTCTCGGTCGGGTCCATCTCCGACATCCGGCTACAGGACAAGGAACTGATCCTGACCTTCGATGATGGGCCGATGCCGGGCAAGACGGAACAGATCCTGGACGTGCTGGACCGTTTCCACGTCAAGGCCAGCTTCATGATGGTGGGGCAGATGGCGCGCAGTCATCCGGAAATCGCCCGCGACGTCGTGCGGCGCGGCCACTCCATCGGCAGCCATACGTTCAGCCACAAGAACCTCGCGGCGTTGAATTTCGAGACAGCGATGGCCGAGATCGACAAGGGCGAGCACGCGGTCAGCGACGCAGTGGATGCGCCGGTCGGCTTCTTCCGCTTCCCCTATCTTGCCGACACGCGAAAAATCCGCTCGGCGCTCGCCAATCGCGGCACCGTGGTCATGGACGTCAACATCGACTCGAAGGACTATTTCAAGAGCAGCCCGAATGCGGTGCTGGAGCGGACGATGGCCGTGATCCACCATCAACGCAAAGGTATCATCCTGATGCACGATATCCATGCCCGCACGGTGGCCATGCTGCCGCTGCTCCTCTCGCGGCTGGAAGACGAGGGCTACAGCGTCGTGACGCTGCGCTACAATCGCAGCCGGGTTCCCCAAGGCGGTCTGATCGCGTCCAACGAACACTGA
- a CDS encoding Uncharacterized membrane protein, producing MSELIVIGYNSQEQAETAREALFKLAKEYLIEIEDAVVATSESDGQIKLHQMVNLWAMGASGGAFWGLLAGLVFLNPLVGVAAGAGAGALAGALSDYGINDGFMKDVSSILQPGQAALFISAKRATSDRVVEEMSKHGGRILRTNLDRSQEQALRDAFENARRAVIAQEASATTEKPADQPA from the coding sequence ATGTCTGAACTCATCGTCATCGGCTACAACAGCCAGGAACAGGCAGAAACGGCTCGTGAGGCTCTGTTCAAGCTTGCCAAGGAATATCTGATCGAGATCGAGGATGCCGTCGTGGCGACCTCCGAATCGGACGGACAGATCAAGCTGCACCAGATGGTCAATCTCTGGGCCATGGGAGCATCCGGCGGCGCATTCTGGGGTTTGCTGGCAGGCTTGGTTTTCCTCAATCCGCTGGTTGGCGTCGCCGCAGGCGCGGGCGCTGGCGCTCTGGCCGGTGCATTGTCGGATTATGGCATCAACGATGGCTTCATGAAGGACGTGTCCTCGATCCTGCAGCCTGGCCAGGCGGCCCTTTTCATCTCGGCCAAGCGAGCAACCTCCGACCGTGTCGTTGAGGAGATGAGCAAGCATGGTGGCCGCATCCTGCGCACCAATCTTGATCGCAGCCAGGAGCAGGCGCTGCGCGATGCCTTCGAGAATGCGCGTCGGGCGGTCATTGCGCAGGAAGCGTCTGCCACAACGGAAAAGCCGGCCGATCAGCCGGCTTGA
- a CDS encoding DNA polymerase III, chi subunit (non-canonical start codon;~manually curated) encodes MAEILFYHLTESKLEEALPSLVEKSVARGWKVILQFPAEPVRDQIDGHLWTWREQSFLPHGVDGGEFDARQPILLTTGEGNPNGANIRFLCAGADIDNVAGYERVVVMFDGHDNEQLERARGQWRRFAGPDNQLTYWQQNGAGGWERKA; translated from the coding sequence CTGGCGGAAATCCTCTTCTATCATCTGACGGAATCGAAACTGGAGGAGGCGTTGCCGTCTCTGGTCGAAAAATCCGTGGCGCGGGGCTGGAAGGTGATCCTGCAATTCCCCGCAGAGCCGGTGCGCGATCAGATTGACGGCCATTTATGGACTTGGCGGGAGCAGAGCTTTCTGCCCCATGGCGTGGACGGCGGGGAATTCGACGCCCGCCAGCCGATCCTTCTGACGACCGGCGAGGGAAATCCGAACGGCGCCAATATCCGCTTTCTCTGTGCCGGCGCCGACATCGACAACGTTGCCGGCTATGAGCGCGTCGTCGTGATGTTCGACGGCCATGATAATGAACAACTGGAACGCGCGCGTGGACAGTGGCGTCGCTTTGCCGGGCCCGATAACCAGCTGACCTATTGGCAGCAGAACGGTGCCGGTGGCTGGGAGCGAAAGGCCTAG
- a CDS encoding leucyl aminopeptidase: MMKRATMEIGFQEAQVAGEIEIKVRKSADVKGGTVIVLKAKDAPATAGAPEIVPADVLERAEKAVDFKASRLSTCVILAPHGSPADRLVVLGMGETAGLTENDWLNAGGVAAAAIGKAADVTIFLDMPGAAPDAAMLAQFVLGIRLRAYKFDRYKVATKKGDDESADPARTKVTVVAAASADAKKTLAAADAVGDGVLLARDLVNEPANVLGPVEFAEHAQALAKLGVTVEVLTEKEMRKLGMGALLAVGQGSVRPPRLVVMQWQGAKASDQPVAFIGKGVVFDTGGISIKPAASMDEMKGDMGGAAAVTGLMHALAARKAKVNVIGIIGLVENMPDGNAYRPGDVVTSMSGQTIEVLNTDAEGRLVLSDALHYCNDRFKPKLMINLATLTGAIGVALGPHHAGLFCNDDVLAAALTDAGLKTSEKLWRMPLGKEYDKMIDSKIADMKNTGGRQAGAITAAQFLKRFVGSTPWAHLDIASTAMAAPSTEINHSWGSGFGVRLLNAFVADNHEG, translated from the coding sequence ATGATGAAACGGGCCACCATGGAAATTGGCTTTCAGGAGGCGCAGGTGGCTGGCGAGATCGAGATCAAGGTACGGAAGTCCGCGGACGTAAAGGGCGGGACCGTCATCGTCCTCAAGGCCAAGGATGCGCCCGCGACGGCGGGAGCGCCCGAAATCGTGCCTGCCGATGTGCTGGAACGCGCCGAGAAGGCAGTGGATTTCAAGGCTTCACGCCTTTCCACATGTGTCATTCTCGCGCCGCACGGGTCTCCGGCCGATCGTCTCGTCGTGCTCGGCATGGGCGAGACGGCGGGGCTGACGGAAAACGACTGGCTCAACGCCGGTGGCGTGGCTGCCGCCGCGATCGGCAAGGCTGCCGATGTCACGATTTTCCTCGACATGCCCGGCGCCGCACCCGATGCCGCCATGCTGGCCCAGTTTGTGCTGGGTATCAGGCTGCGTGCATACAAGTTCGATCGTTACAAGGTCGCCACGAAGAAGGGCGACGATGAGAGCGCCGACCCGGCCAGGACGAAGGTCACGGTCGTGGCGGCAGCATCGGCCGACGCGAAGAAGACGCTCGCGGCGGCGGATGCGGTGGGAGATGGTGTCCTTCTCGCCCGCGACCTGGTCAACGAGCCGGCCAATGTCCTCGGCCCGGTTGAGTTTGCAGAGCATGCGCAGGCGCTTGCCAAGCTCGGTGTCACGGTGGAAGTTCTGACCGAAAAGGAGATGCGGAAGCTCGGCATGGGCGCGCTCCTGGCCGTGGGCCAGGGATCCGTCCGCCCGCCGCGTCTTGTGGTCATGCAGTGGCAGGGAGCCAAGGCGAGCGACCAGCCGGTCGCGTTCATCGGCAAGGGAGTCGTCTTCGACACCGGCGGCATTTCGATCAAACCGGCGGCCAGCATGGACGAGATGAAGGGCGACATGGGCGGCGCGGCCGCCGTGACCGGTCTCATGCATGCTCTCGCCGCCCGCAAGGCCAAGGTGAATGTGATCGGCATCATAGGCCTTGTCGAGAACATGCCCGACGGCAATGCCTATCGCCCGGGTGACGTCGTGACCTCGATGTCCGGCCAGACGATCGAAGTCCTGAACACGGATGCCGAAGGTCGCCTCGTGCTGTCCGACGCGCTGCATTATTGCAATGATCGCTTCAAGCCGAAGCTGATGATCAATCTGGCAACCTTGACAGGCGCGATCGGCGTGGCGCTGGGCCCACATCACGCGGGCCTCTTCTGCAACGACGACGTGCTGGCTGCAGCCTTGACGGATGCCGGCCTCAAGACGTCGGAGAAGCTGTGGCGCATGCCGCTCGGCAAGGAATATGACAAGATGATCGACAGCAAGATCGCCGACATGAAGAACACGGGCGGCCGGCAGGCGGGCGCCATCACGGCGGCGCAGTTTCTCAAGCGCTTCGTCGGCTCCACACCCTGGGCGCATCTCGACATCGCCTCGACCGCCATGGCTGCGCCGTCCACGGAGATCAACCATTCATGGGGCTCCGGTTTCGGCGTGCGCCTCCTGAATGCTTTCGTAGCCGACAATCACGAGGGCTGA
- a CDS encoding PAP2 superfamily protein, producing the protein MRQDQPFRSFWILTGCWFAILLFFRLFPAVDIGFSRLFYSTSACAPGGVAGQCGIFALGEIPFFVFVRVVLFYLPVVAAIALIASLLIPAFDRRLNWPEISRRNRLVALGAWILDAGLLVNMLLKAYSGRPRPADTSLFSGQLPFVPAGSFSGACTSNCSFISGEAASGGWLFCLLALMPPHARRWLLWPILTLSIATALLRVFFGRHFLSDAVLAWLSAVVVFELLAAIFGWDERRHDAKSNIA; encoded by the coding sequence ATGCGACAGGATCAACCATTCAGAAGCTTCTGGATCCTCACCGGCTGCTGGTTCGCGATTCTTCTGTTTTTCCGGCTTTTTCCAGCGGTCGACATCGGCTTTTCGCGGCTTTTCTATAGCACGTCTGCATGCGCACCGGGCGGGGTGGCGGGGCAATGCGGCATCTTCGCGCTGGGCGAAATTCCGTTCTTCGTCTTTGTCCGCGTCGTGCTCTTTTATCTTCCGGTCGTTGCGGCGATCGCGCTCATCGCATCACTGCTGATTCCCGCGTTCGACAGGCGGCTGAACTGGCCGGAGATCAGCCGGCGCAACCGCCTTGTGGCGCTCGGCGCCTGGATCCTGGACGCCGGCCTCCTGGTCAACATGCTTCTCAAGGCCTATTCCGGCCGGCCCCGCCCCGCCGACACATCGCTCTTTTCGGGACAACTGCCTTTTGTGCCGGCCGGGAGCTTTTCCGGCGCCTGCACGTCCAACTGCTCATTCATTTCCGGCGAGGCGGCGAGCGGAGGCTGGCTTTTCTGTCTGCTCGCGCTCATGCCGCCGCATGCGCGGCGCTGGCTTCTGTGGCCCATTCTCACGCTTTCGATAGCCACGGCGCTGTTGCGGGTCTTTTTCGGACGGCACTTCCTCTCGGATGCCGTTCTAGCATGGCTTTCGGCCGTGGTCGTGTTCGAGCTTCTGGCGGCCATCTTCGGATGGGACGAGCGGCGACATGACGCGAAAAGCAACATTGCATAA
- a CDS encoding lipopolysaccharide export system permease protein has protein sequence MTLIERYIALRVVKMAIASILPVLAVIWIVQVLARVNLVTDSGQSISSFFQLAGLILPTIIPMVIPFGVVIGVAQTFSAMNADSEFAVIDAAGMPRRRLLRPVLIVALGACAVSFAVDNFVEPVVRVQARKMIAAVYADLLSSVIEEKTFRKIDDGLYLQISKRLHGRTLSGIFVADYRDPDSELVYYAKEGAIDDTGTTLVMHDGEVDRRSSNGDISVVRFVSYAFDLSQLTKSRGGMTLRAIDRDLPFLFHPDPKDRDYAENKGDYTAEFHRRLTEWSFPLVYGLIAFLIAGRARTQREIRLHPVISALAIAFVLRWVAYYISNQIAESSAYILPLYLMPLAIVFISIVMILSARTLAMPTWIRSGFGRLPLFKRGAR, from the coding sequence ATGACGCTCATTGAACGGTATATAGCGCTGCGCGTGGTCAAGATGGCGATAGCGTCGATCTTGCCTGTGCTTGCCGTGATCTGGATCGTCCAGGTGCTGGCGCGCGTCAATCTTGTCACCGATAGCGGCCAGTCGATCTCATCCTTCTTCCAGCTTGCGGGCCTGATCCTGCCGACGATCATTCCGATGGTCATTCCTTTCGGGGTGGTCATCGGCGTGGCGCAGACGTTCTCGGCCATGAACGCCGATTCGGAGTTTGCCGTGATCGATGCGGCCGGCATGCCGCGCAGACGCCTGCTTCGGCCGGTCCTGATCGTGGCGCTCGGCGCCTGCGCAGTTTCCTTCGCCGTGGACAACTTTGTCGAACCGGTGGTGCGCGTGCAGGCTCGAAAGATGATTGCGGCGGTCTATGCGGACCTTCTCTCGTCCGTGATCGAGGAAAAGACCTTCCGCAAGATCGACGACGGCCTCTATCTGCAGATCTCGAAGCGCCTGCATGGCCGCACGTTGAGCGGGATTTTTGTCGCGGACTATCGCGATCCCGATTCGGAACTGGTCTATTATGCCAAGGAAGGCGCGATCGACGACACTGGAACCACTCTCGTCATGCATGACGGCGAGGTCGACCGCCGCTCGTCCAATGGCGATATTTCCGTGGTCAGGTTCGTTTCCTATGCCTTCGACCTGTCCCAGCTGACCAAGTCGCGTGGCGGCATGACCCTGCGCGCCATCGACCGTGACCTGCCCTTCCTGTTCCATCCGGACCCGAAAGACCGGGACTACGCGGAAAACAAGGGAGATTATACGGCTGAGTTTCACCGGCGCCTGACGGAATGGAGCTTCCCGCTGGTCTACGGGCTGATCGCCTTCCTCATTGCCGGCCGGGCTCGGACGCAGCGCGAGATTCGACTGCATCCCGTGATCTCGGCGCTTGCCATCGCATTCGTGCTGCGCTGGGTTGCCTATTACATATCCAACCAGATTGCCGAATCCTCGGCTTACATCCTGCCGCTGTATCTCATGCCGCTGGCCATCGTGTTCATATCCATCGTCATGATCCTGAGCGCGCGTACGCTTGCCATGCCGACGTGGATAAGATCAGGATTCGGCAGGCTCCCTCTCTTTAAACGGGGGGCGCGCTAA